AGTCTGCTCGGGGTACTGGTAAGAACCAGTCATTAAATGGCGCTCCCCGCGTGATCTGGATGTTGGTCAGCCGTCTACGGTGACCGGGAATACGGTTATACGCAGGTTAGCGCAACGCGCGAAGTGCGACCGTGCGCGCAGATCGCCGATGGGCCGCGCGGGTACTGTTATGTAGCCGACTTAACGAAATGAGGGGTGACACCACGTGACCATCGCAGTTACCGGATCCATCGCGACCGACCACCTGATGCGGTTCCCGGGCAAATTCTCCGAGCAACTGCTGGCCGACCACCTGCAGAAGGTGTCGCTGAGCTTCCTGGTCGACGATCTGGTGATCCACCGCGGTGGCGTCGCCGGCAACATGGCCTTCGCGATCGGGACCCTCGGCGGTGACGTCGCGCTGGTCGGTGCCGCGGGTCAGGATTTCGCCGAGTACCGCAGCTGGCTCGAAGGCGCCAACGTCGACTGCGGCAGCGTGCTGATCTCCGAGAGCGCCTACACCGCGCGCTTCGTCTGCACCACCGACGAGGACATGGCCCAGATCGCGTCGTTCTACCCCGGCGCCATGTCGGAGGCCCGCAACATCTCCCTGGCCGACCTCGTGGCCCGGGTGGGTAAGCCGGAACTGGTGATCGTCGGCGCCAACGATCCCGAGGCGATGTTCCTGCACACCGAGGAGTGCCGCCAGCTCGGCCTGGCCTTCGCCGCCGACCCGTCCCAACAGCTGGCCCGGCTCTCCGGCGAGGAGATCCGCAAGCTCATCAACGGCGCCGCCTACCTGTTCACCAACGACTACGAGTGGGACCTGCTGCTGCAGAAGTCGGGGTGGAGCGAGGCCCAGGTGATGAGCCAGATCGGCCTGCGCGTCACCACGCTCGGCGCCAAGGGCGTCGACCTGGTCAGCTCGGACGGGACGTTCGTGCATGTCGACGTCGTGCCCGAGAAGCATCAGGCCGACCCGACCGGCATCGGCGACGCCTTCCGCGCGGGTTTCCTCACCGGTCGCAGCGCCGGATTGAGCCTGGAGCGCTCCGCCCAGCTGGCCTCACTGGTCGCGGTGCTGGTCCTGGAGGCGACCGGTCCGCAGGAGTGGAGCTGGGATGCCACCGAGGCCGTGCAGCGATTGAGCGACGCCTACGGCGCCGAGGCGGGCGCCGAGATCGGCCGGGCGCTGGCCTGAGACCCAGGTGCCGGCTCTGGGCCCACAACGGGCCTAGAGCTGCACCGGGTAGTGCGGTTCCTTGATCTGCGGGGTCACGCTGTGTTCGACGAAGATGGCGTGCCACAACATGAAGATCAGCACAGTCCACAGCCGGCGGCTGTGATCACTGACGCCGCTGCGGTGCTCATCGAGCATCGTGCGGACCGCTGCCAGGTCGACGTACTGCCCGGCACCTGAGGACGCCGTCGTCGCGTACGCCCAGTCCATCAGCTCACCGGCGCGCAGCCAGTGCCGGATCGGCACCGGGAAGCCAAGTTTCGGCCGGTTCAGCACGTGAGCCGGAATGATCGGCTCCAGCGCGCGGCGCAGCGCGTACTTGGTGGTGGACCGGGTGATCTTCTGATCGACCGGCAGCCGGGAGGCCACCGCGAACACCTCGGGGTCCAGGAACGGCACCCGCAGTTCCAGCGAGTTGGCCATGGTGATCTTGTCGGCCTTGACCAGGATGTCGCCGCGCAGCCAGGTGAACAGGTCGATGTGCTGCATCCGGGCCACCGGATCCCAGCCCTGCGACGCGGCATACACCGGGGCGGTCACATCGGTGTGCGTCCACTCCGGCCGGAAGCCCGGCAGAACCGCGCGCAGCTGCTCATCGGAAAAGCTGCGGGCGTTGCCGTAGTAGCGCTCTTCGAGCGTCAGCGAACCGCGGTGCAGCAGGCTCTTGCCCCGCATGCCCTCCGGCAGCGGCTTCGACGCCTTGCCCAGCGACTTGCGCACCGGCCGCGGCAGATAGTCGAACGGCCGCAGCGACAACGGTTCCCGGTAGATCGTGTAGCCGCCGAACAACTCGTCGGCACCCTCGCCCGACAGCACCACCTTGACGTGCTTGCGCGCCTCGCGCGCGATGAAGAACAGCGGCACCAGCGCCGGGTCGGCCACCGGCTCGTCCAGATACCAGACGATCTCCGGCAGTGCTTCGACGAACTCGGCCTGGCTGACCACCTTGGTGACATGCCGGGCACCGATGGCTTCGGCAGAGGCCACCGCCACGTCCACCTCGGAGAAGCCCTCACGTTCGAAACCGGTGGTGAAGGTGATCAGCCGGGGGTTGTGGCGCATGGCCAGCGCGGCGGTCGCAGTCGAGTCGATGCCGCCGGACAGGAACGCGCCCACCGTGACATCGGCGCGCATGTGCTTGGCGACCGAATCCTCGAGTGCGGCGGTGATCTCGTCGTAGCGCGATTGTTCGGCGCCCTTGACGAACGGCACCGCGTTGAACTTCGGAACGAAGTAGCGCGTCACCACGGGGTGGCCGCCCGGCTTGAACCGGGCGTAACTGCCTGACTCCAGCCGGCGGATGCCGCGGTGCAGCGTCTCGGGTTCCGGAACGTACTGCAGCACCGTGTAGTGCTGTATCGCCCGGTCGTCGAGATCGAGGTCGATACCCAGCCCCAGATCGGCGTCCTGGGCCAGATCGAGCAGGCATTTCTTCTCGCTGCCCACCGCGGTGCCGCCCGGCCCGGTCGCCATGAACAACGGCTTGATCCCGAACGGGTCCCTGGCGCAGAACATTTCGCGCTCGACGGTGTCCCACAAAGCGAACGCGAACATGCCGCGAAGGCGGTTCAGCGCATCGGTGCCCCAGTAGTGGTAGGCCGCCACGATGGCCTCGCCGTCGCCATCGGTGTGAAATACCGCACCGAATTCGGCCCGAAGGGCCTCCCGGAGTTCGAGGTAGTTGTAGATCTCGCCGTTGAACACCAGCACATAGCGGTCGGGTGCGTCGGCCGGACCCCACCGCAACGGCTGGTGGCTGTGCGCGATGTCGATGATCGAGAGCCGGTTGAAACCGAGGACCACGGTGCCGTCATGCCCGTCGCCCGTCGTGTCGGCCCAGGTGCCGGGCTCGTCGGGGCCCCGGTGACGCATCAGATGGGACGCACCTGCCACCGCGTCGACCAGCCGCGATCCGGTTTCGGGGGAGACCTCACCCCGGCTGGATTCGGAGTCGGTTTCGGTAGGGGCAGTTACCAAGGCGAGCAGTCCGCACACCGCGCCAGTATGTCTGATCCGGCGGGTCCGCGAGACCACCACCCGGACCGCCGGGCCAGTCGCCGCGCACCGTCGGCGACCGCATTCCCGAGTCGCTTCGCTCCCGTGGACCGGCGTGGTCTACGCTGCGTAGTATTCGCAAAACAACGACCGGTCGCGGTCGCGAAATACCGATCTAGGAGGCGCCAACGTGACACCTCGCGGGCTTAAGAAGGTGGCCCGAGCGGCGTTGTTGACCATTGTCCTGGGTGGCTCAGCCCTCTTGCTGAGCGGCTGCAGCTGGCAGGACGCACTCGCGCTCGGTTGGCCGACCGGAATCACTCCGGAGGGCAAACTCAACCGAGAGCTGTGGATCGGCTCCGTGATTGCGTCCTTCGTGGTGGGCGCGATCGTGTGGGCGCTGATCTTCTGGTCGAGTGCGTTCCACCGGAAGAAGAAGGGCGACACCGAACTGCCGCGCCAGTTCGGCTACAACATGCCGCTGGAGCTGGTGCTGACGGTCATCCCGTTCCTCATCATCTCGGTGCTGTTCTACTTCACCGTCGTGGTCCAGGAGCGGATGCTGCACAAGGATCCCAACCCTGAGGTCGTCATCGACGTGACCGCCTTCCAGTGGAACTGGAAGTTCGGCTACCAGAAGATCGACTACGCCGACGGCTCATTCGATTACGACGGTGTCGACGCGGCGCGCAAGGATGCCATGGTGTCCAAGCCCGAGGGCAAGGACGAGCACGGCAAGGAGCGCGTGGGCGCGGTTCGTGGCCTCAACCCCGAGGACCGCACCTACCTGAACTTCGACAAGATCGAGACGCTGGGCAGCTCCACCGAGATTCCGGTGCTGGTGCTCCCGGCGGGCAAGCGCATCGAGTTCCAGCTCAACTCCGCGGACGTGATCCACGGATTCTGGGTGCCGGAGTTCCTCTTCAAGCGCGACGTGATGCCCGACCCGGTGGCCAACCATTCGGACCACATCTTCCAGGTCAGCAAGATCGAGCAGACCGGCGCGTTCGTGGGCCGTTGCACCGAGATGTGCGGCACCTACCACTCGATGATGAACTTCGAGGTCCGGGTCGTCGAGCCCAATGACTTCAAGGCCTACATCGACCAGCGCAATGCCGGCAAGACCAATGCCGAGGCGTTGGCGGCCATCAACCAGGAGCCGTTGGCCATCACCACGCACCCGTTCGACACCCGACGCGGTGAGCAGGCACCGCAGGCGAGCAAGTAGGGGCTACACGCAATGCATATTGAAGCTCGGCTGTTCGAGATCCTCACGGCGTTCTTCGCCTTGTCCGCGGTGGTGTACGGCGTGCTGACGGCGATGTTCGCCACCGGCGGCGTCGAGTGGGCCGGTACGACCGCGCTCGTCCTCACCACCGGACTGACCCTCATCACCGGCACCTTCTTCCGCTTCGTGGCGCGTCGTCTCGACACCCGCCCCGAGGACTACGAAGACGCCGAGATCAGCGACGGCGCAGGCGAACTGGGCTTTTACTCGCCGCACAGCTGGTGGCCGATCCTGATCGCGCTGTCCTTCTCCGTCGCCGCCGTGGGTGCCGCCCTCTGGCTGCCCTGGTTGATCGTGGCAGGTATCTGCTTCGTGCTGATGGCGGTCAGCGGTCTGGTCTTCGAGTACTACTGGGGTCCTGAGAAGCACTGACCCGTTCGGACGTGCCGATTGTGACCTTGAACAAGGTCACAATCGGGCCGTTACTTCATCCGCCACCGGCAGCGCCGGACTCGCCGGCATCACCTCATTCGGTAATGTTGCCGGGGCACTGTCACCAGCGAACGGTTTCGTTCCGCTCCGCGTGGCAGTGAAGTTGTCGAGAAGGATAGGCGTAGATGAGCGGGCCGAATCCCCCGGAACCGGGTGCCTCCGGTTCTGATTTGCCGGATCAACCCGGAAAACACTCTGCACCCGAGGAACCGACTCAGGTGGCCGGGGCCGACGCGGACGGCGGCGAGACGGAGTTCTACTCGCAGGCGTATTCCGCGCCGGAGTCCGAG
Above is a window of Mycolicibacterium boenickei DNA encoding:
- a CDS encoding carbohydrate kinase family protein, with translation MTIAVTGSIATDHLMRFPGKFSEQLLADHLQKVSLSFLVDDLVIHRGGVAGNMAFAIGTLGGDVALVGAAGQDFAEYRSWLEGANVDCGSVLISESAYTARFVCTTDEDMAQIASFYPGAMSEARNISLADLVARVGKPELVIVGANDPEAMFLHTEECRQLGLAFAADPSQQLARLSGEEIRKLINGAAYLFTNDYEWDLLLQKSGWSEAQVMSQIGLRVTTLGAKGVDLVSSDGTFVHVDVVPEKHQADPTGIGDAFRAGFLTGRSAGLSLERSAQLASLVAVLVLEATGPQEWSWDATEAVQRLSDAYGAEAGAEIGRALA
- the asnB gene encoding asparagine synthase (glutamine-hydrolyzing); protein product: MCGLLALVTAPTETDSESSRGEVSPETGSRLVDAVAGASHLMRHRGPDEPGTWADTTGDGHDGTVVLGFNRLSIIDIAHSHQPLRWGPADAPDRYVLVFNGEIYNYLELREALRAEFGAVFHTDGDGEAIVAAYHYWGTDALNRLRGMFAFALWDTVEREMFCARDPFGIKPLFMATGPGGTAVGSEKKCLLDLAQDADLGLGIDLDLDDRAIQHYTVLQYVPEPETLHRGIRRLESGSYARFKPGGHPVVTRYFVPKFNAVPFVKGAEQSRYDEITAALEDSVAKHMRADVTVGAFLSGGIDSTATAALAMRHNPRLITFTTGFEREGFSEVDVAVASAEAIGARHVTKVVSQAEFVEALPEIVWYLDEPVADPALVPLFFIAREARKHVKVVLSGEGADELFGGYTIYREPLSLRPFDYLPRPVRKSLGKASKPLPEGMRGKSLLHRGSLTLEERYYGNARSFSDEQLRAVLPGFRPEWTHTDVTAPVYAASQGWDPVARMQHIDLFTWLRGDILVKADKITMANSLELRVPFLDPEVFAVASRLPVDQKITRSTTKYALRRALEPIIPAHVLNRPKLGFPVPIRHWLRAGELMDWAYATTASSGAGQYVDLAAVRTMLDEHRSGVSDHSRRLWTVLIFMLWHAIFVEHSVTPQIKEPHYPVQL
- the ctaC gene encoding aa3-type cytochrome oxidase subunit II, giving the protein MTPRGLKKVARAALLTIVLGGSALLLSGCSWQDALALGWPTGITPEGKLNRELWIGSVIASFVVGAIVWALIFWSSAFHRKKKGDTELPRQFGYNMPLELVLTVIPFLIISVLFYFTVVVQERMLHKDPNPEVVIDVTAFQWNWKFGYQKIDYADGSFDYDGVDAARKDAMVSKPEGKDEHGKERVGAVRGLNPEDRTYLNFDKIETLGSSTEIPVLVLPAGKRIEFQLNSADVIHGFWVPEFLFKRDVMPDPVANHSDHIFQVSKIEQTGAFVGRCTEMCGTYHSMMNFEVRVVEPNDFKAYIDQRNAGKTNAEALAAINQEPLAITTHPFDTRRGEQAPQASK
- a CDS encoding cytochrome c oxidase subunit 4, translating into MHIEARLFEILTAFFALSAVVYGVLTAMFATGGVEWAGTTALVLTTGLTLITGTFFRFVARRLDTRPEDYEDAEISDGAGELGFYSPHSWWPILIALSFSVAAVGAALWLPWLIVAGICFVLMAVSGLVFEYYWGPEKH